A portion of the Calothrix sp. 336/3 genome contains these proteins:
- a CDS encoding helix-turn-helix domain-containing protein, producing the protein MSHSPFTPKLQALMQKVGISSFQALSQITGVSKKQILRLRRGEIAKMRVQVLTKLATGLQISLPQLVAEFSQEVETQKSAPENHDLLQQIADLKVEYQHIQLQLLQQRELLQQEFQQSTIQQLESLLLQFPTAAYKARENPQLPAVNILPLIQKPLEQLLRQWGIEAIATVGAELSYDPQQHQLMAGTAQPGELVKVRYIGYRQGEKLLYRAKVSK; encoded by the coding sequence CAAGCATTAATGCAAAAAGTAGGGATTTCCAGTTTTCAAGCTCTGAGTCAAATCACTGGAGTCTCAAAAAAACAAATTTTGCGCTTACGAAGGGGGGAAATTGCCAAAATGCGAGTCCAAGTATTAACTAAGTTAGCCACAGGATTACAGATATCTTTGCCGCAATTAGTGGCAGAATTTTCCCAGGAAGTCGAAACACAAAAGAGCGCCCCAGAAAACCATGATTTATTGCAACAGATAGCTGATTTGAAAGTAGAGTATCAGCATATACAACTGCAACTACTACAGCAACGTGAATTGTTACAACAGGAATTTCAACAATCAACCATACAACAACTCGAATCTTTATTGCTACAATTCCCCACTGCTGCCTATAAAGCTAGGGAAAATCCTCAGCTACCAGCAGTGAATATTTTACCTTTGATTCAGAAGCCCCTAGAACAACTTTTACGGCAATGGGGTATTGAGGCGATCGCCACTGTGGGTGCAGAATTATCCTATGATCCACAACAGCACCAACTCATGGCAGGAACTGCCCAACCTGGAGAATTGGTCAAAGTTCGCTACATAGGCTATCGTCAGGGAGAAAAGTTATTGTACAGAGCAAAAGTCAGTAAGTAA
- a CDS encoding alpha/beta fold hydrolase, translated as MTVKTPQLEPAPQFEKLFWHWQGHKIQYTVLGTGHPLVLVHGFGASIGHWRKNIPVLADAGYQVFAIDLLGFGASDKAAIAYSVDVWVELLKDFCQAHISEPAIFIGNSIGALISLNVLAKHPEIAAGGVLINSAGGLSHRPHELNLPLRLVMSTFNKLVNHPITGTFVFNRIRQKSQIRRTLYQVYRDRAAVTDELVDMLYTPSCDPAARQVFASIISAPPGESPDELLPQVQQPLLVIWGADDPWTPIKGAKIYEQARNEGKNIQVVPIPNAGHCPHDEVPHLVNPEIIQWLGDRY; from the coding sequence ATGACCGTAAAAACTCCCCAATTAGAACCTGCTCCCCAATTTGAGAAACTGTTTTGGCATTGGCAAGGACACAAAATTCAATACACTGTCTTGGGTACAGGTCATCCTTTAGTACTAGTACATGGTTTTGGTGCATCGATTGGACATTGGCGAAAAAATATCCCTGTCCTTGCAGATGCTGGTTATCAAGTATTTGCCATCGATTTACTTGGTTTTGGTGCTTCTGATAAAGCGGCGATCGCCTACAGTGTAGATGTCTGGGTAGAATTACTCAAGGACTTTTGCCAAGCACATATTTCAGAACCCGCAATCTTTATTGGTAACTCCATTGGTGCTTTGATTAGCTTGAATGTTTTAGCAAAGCATCCAGAAATAGCCGCAGGAGGGGTTTTAATTAACTCTGCTGGTGGATTAAGTCACCGTCCCCATGAACTGAATCTACCCCTGAGACTAGTAATGTCAACCTTTAATAAATTGGTGAATCATCCAATTACTGGGACTTTTGTTTTTAATCGGATTCGCCAAAAATCTCAAATTCGCCGTACCCTATATCAGGTATACCGCGATCGCGCAGCAGTCACCGATGAGTTAGTTGATATGCTGTACACTCCATCCTGTGATCCCGCAGCTCGTCAAGTCTTCGCTTCCATCATCTCTGCACCTCCTGGTGAAAGTCCCGATGAACTATTACCCCAAGTTCAGCAACCCCTTCTAGTAATTTGGGGTGCGGATGACCCCTGGACACCCATCAAAGGAGCAAAAATATATGAGCAAGCACGAAATGAGGGTAAGAATATTCAGGTAGTACCCATCCCCAATGCTGGTCACTGTCCCCACGATGAAGTACCCCATTTGGTAAATCCAGAAATTATTCAGTGGTTAGGTGATAGATACTAA
- a CDS encoding serine/threonine-protein kinase, with protein sequence MIAPKPGEILDNRYRIIRSLATGGFGQTYIAEDTRRPGHPECVVKHLTPATNDPEFLKNATRLFQTEAQTLEKLGEHEQIPRLLAYFEENQEFYLVQDRIEGHPLSKEFQTGQRWSEIKTIQMLQEILKILEFVHSYGVIHRDIKPDNIIRRHRDNKLVLVDFGTVKQIQTKMLTIGEVNINQTIVVGTPGYMPTEQSRGNPRPNSDIYALGVIAIRAVTGMNPSQLQEDPQTGEIIWQPWAQIGRELIEIIAKMVRYHFKERYQSVSEVLEDLEPIIHRHERENNSHYTNYSGQNLPTLPNYSQSISPTFSQPIEPSLTAPPSQNLSPVTGVSPSAWESTIPQSAGYYGQQIPSLPPASISGELPKVTVITPGKDKYRWLIWGGIIGSTVLVAIAGTLGVMHWLNQTALNGNPNVKTTNTISANPNFLVAAEKEFSQIPSVPAGQFNHGGSSTWVPIRQQLNLVIPKLLPNFRLRYTQPVDGKPNSQKGIAMLIDNQLAFSESSRSVKPEEHQQAQQKGFTLKEVAVAIDGIAIAVNHNLNISGLTVSQLKDIYTGKITNWRRVGGPNLTIIPLSRQNGGTSDFFQENVLDKQPFARNVKNVGNTTQAIQLLKQIPGGIFYASAPEIVEQCTIKSVPIGRDKNNFIPPYQEPLVSISQCLTGRRNQLNITAFRNGNYPITRNLFVIVKQNNQIEQQAGETYANILLTSKGQELIQSAGFVPIR encoded by the coding sequence ATGATTGCACCCAAACCAGGCGAAATTTTAGACAATCGTTACCGGATTATTCGTAGTTTAGCAACTGGTGGATTTGGTCAAACATATATTGCTGAAGATACCCGCAGACCAGGACATCCAGAGTGTGTAGTCAAACATTTAACTCCTGCGACTAATGACCCAGAATTTCTCAAGAATGCCACACGTTTATTTCAAACAGAAGCGCAAACCTTAGAAAAATTAGGGGAACATGAGCAAATTCCTCGGCTATTAGCATATTTTGAAGAGAATCAAGAATTTTATTTAGTTCAAGACAGAATTGAAGGACATCCTTTAAGTAAAGAATTTCAAACTGGTCAACGCTGGTCTGAAATTAAAACGATACAAATGTTACAAGAAATTCTCAAAATCTTAGAATTTGTCCATAGCTATGGAGTCATTCATCGAGATATCAAGCCAGATAATATTATCCGTCGCCATCGAGATAATAAACTTGTTTTAGTTGATTTTGGTACGGTTAAACAAATTCAAACGAAAATGTTAACAATTGGCGAGGTAAATATTAATCAAACTATTGTTGTTGGAACTCCAGGATATATGCCAACAGAGCAAAGTCGGGGTAATCCTCGTCCCAATAGTGATATTTATGCCTTGGGAGTAATTGCAATTCGAGCAGTGACTGGAATGAATCCCAGTCAATTACAAGAAGACCCTCAAACGGGAGAAATTATTTGGCAACCCTGGGCACAAATCGGGAGAGAATTGATAGAAATCATCGCTAAAATGGTACGTTATCACTTTAAAGAACGCTATCAATCAGTCAGCGAAGTTTTAGAAGATTTAGAGCCAATTATTCATCGACACGAGAGAGAAAATAATAGCCATTACACTAATTACTCTGGGCAAAATTTACCAACATTACCCAATTATTCCCAATCAATATCACCAACATTTTCCCAACCTATTGAACCATCATTAACTGCCCCACCTTCACAAAATTTATCTCCAGTAACAGGAGTTTCTCCATCAGCTTGGGAATCAACTATACCCCAATCTGCTGGTTATTATGGACAGCAAATTCCCTCATTACCACCAGCATCAATATCAGGGGAATTGCCGAAGGTGACAGTAATTACACCAGGGAAAGATAAATATCGTTGGTTAATTTGGGGAGGAATAATTGGCAGTACGGTTTTAGTGGCGATCGCCGGAACTTTAGGTGTGATGCATTGGCTAAACCAAACAGCCTTAAATGGTAATCCTAATGTCAAGACTACCAATACAATCTCTGCTAATCCTAACTTTTTGGTTGCAGCAGAAAAAGAGTTTTCCCAAATACCTTCTGTCCCTGCTGGACAATTTAATCATGGTGGTAGTTCCACATGGGTTCCCATTCGCCAACAATTGAATTTAGTCATACCCAAACTATTACCAAATTTTCGGTTACGTTATACCCAACCAGTGGATGGTAAACCGAATTCTCAGAAGGGAATTGCCATGTTAATTGATAATCAATTGGCATTTTCGGAATCTTCTCGCTCTGTCAAACCAGAAGAACATCAACAAGCTCAACAGAAAGGATTTACTTTAAAGGAAGTTGCTGTAGCAATTGATGGGATTGCGATCGCGGTGAATCATAATTTGAATATTTCTGGTTTAACTGTCTCCCAACTGAAAGATATATATACAGGAAAAATTACCAATTGGCGCAGAGTTGGGGGTCCGAATTTAACTATTATTCCCCTATCTCGACAAAATGGAGGAACATCGGATTTCTTTCAAGAAAATGTTCTTGATAAACAACCTTTTGCCCGCAATGTTAAAAATGTTGGTAATACCACCCAAGCAATTCAATTATTAAAGCAAATTCCTGGCGGTATTTTCTATGCATCTGCGCCGGAAATTGTGGAACAATGTACAATTAAGTCTGTACCCATTGGTCGAGACAAAAATAACTTCATTCCACCCTACCAAGAACCATTAGTTTCGATATCACAGTGTCTGACTGGTAGAAGAAATCAGTTGAATATTACTGCTTTTCGCAATGGGAACTATCCCATAACCCGGAATTTATTTGTGATTGTGAAACAAAATAATCAAATAGAGCAACAAGCAGGAGAAACTTACGCGAATATATTATTGACTAGTAAAGGTCAGGAATTAATTCAAAGTGCTGGTTTTGTCCCAATTCGCTAG
- a CDS encoding glycerate kinase, whose amino-acid sequence MRSPIFNSVYSVVNEFCQTKLKIPPEQVSQRLEAIWLPIAMQIAEKRQKCQHPWIQGILGGQGTGKTTLCHILKLILESLDYHTETLSLDDLYKTYQDRLALQYQDPRLIWRGPPGTHDIDLGLSAIAQIRQGASSVEIPRFDKSAHQGAGDRTVPQVREKVDILLFEGWFVGVRPIDETAFAHPPSPIITEGDRQFARDMNRKLYDYLPLWQQLDSLIVLYPTDYRLSLEWRKQAEQEMIATGKSGMTDSQIDDFVNYFWRALHPELFIKSLIARTELVDLVVKIQPDRSLTIDS is encoded by the coding sequence ATGCGATCGCCAATTTTCAATTCTGTCTACTCTGTGGTGAACGAGTTCTGTCAGACAAAGCTGAAAATTCCTCCAGAGCAAGTATCTCAACGATTAGAGGCGATATGGTTGCCCATTGCGATGCAGATTGCCGAAAAACGACAAAAGTGTCAGCATCCTTGGATTCAGGGTATTCTCGGAGGACAGGGAACCGGAAAAACTACTCTTTGCCACATCCTCAAACTGATTTTAGAATCCCTTGACTATCATACAGAAACCCTATCCCTAGATGACCTGTATAAAACCTATCAAGACCGTTTGGCTTTACAATATCAAGACCCGCGTTTAATTTGGCGAGGTCCCCCCGGAACCCATGATATTGACTTAGGTTTATCAGCGATCGCCCAAATTCGTCAGGGTGCAAGCTCCGTAGAAATACCGAGATTTGATAAGTCTGCCCATCAAGGTGCTGGCGATCGCACAGTTCCCCAGGTAAGAGAAAAGGTAGATATCCTGTTATTTGAAGGTTGGTTTGTGGGTGTGCGTCCTATTGATGAGACTGCATTCGCTCATCCCCCGTCACCAATTATCACCGAAGGCGATCGCCAATTTGCCCGCGACATGAACCGTAAACTCTATGATTATCTCCCCCTGTGGCAACAGCTAGATAGTCTGATAGTCTTATATCCTACAGATTACCGTCTTTCCCTGGAGTGGCGTAAACAGGCAGAACAGGAGATGATTGCTACGGGAAAATCTGGAATGACAGATTCACAAATAGATGATTTTGTCAACTATTTTTGGCGAGCGTTGCACCCGGAATTATTCATTAAATCTCTCATTGCGAGAACCGAATTAGTTGATTTAGTCGTCAAAATTCAACCTGATCGGAGTTTAACTATCGATAGTTAA
- a CDS encoding ABC transporter permease codes for MNIDIFTNILSDTIRAATPLIFAATGELVAEKSGVLNLGVEGMMLMGAASGFMVTVNTGSVYYGLIAAVIVGGAIALIHAVLTITFNANQIAAGLALGIFASGLSAFLGADYVGKPVTPLQALNIPFLHEIPVVGKAIFQQDILVYLAVFLVFYLHWFLGNTRTGLVLRSVGESPQVSHALGLPVGKVRYLAVIWGGAMAGLAGADFSLAYTPLWAEGMTAGSGWIAIALVVFSGWRSPKILLGAYLFGAVSKIQLLLQGLGVNISPYLLSALPYLTTIVALVLISRHSDRQHTIAPLSLGKPYLANH; via the coding sequence ATGAATATTGATATTTTCACAAATATTCTCAGCGATACTATCCGAGCAGCAACACCGTTAATTTTTGCCGCGACGGGCGAATTAGTTGCCGAAAAATCGGGGGTATTAAATCTCGGTGTAGAGGGAATGATGCTGATGGGAGCAGCCTCTGGGTTTATGGTGACTGTCAATACAGGTAGTGTCTATTACGGTTTGATAGCTGCGGTGATTGTGGGAGGAGCGATCGCCCTGATTCACGCTGTCTTAACTATTACATTTAACGCGAATCAGATAGCCGCAGGTTTAGCATTGGGTATCTTTGCTAGTGGCTTGAGTGCGTTTTTGGGTGCAGATTATGTCGGTAAACCTGTGACACCCTTGCAAGCATTAAATATACCTTTTTTGCATGAAATTCCTGTGGTGGGGAAAGCTATCTTTCAACAAGATATTCTTGTTTACTTAGCGGTATTTTTAGTTTTCTATCTCCACTGGTTTCTGGGAAACACACGTACAGGTTTAGTATTGCGTAGTGTCGGTGAATCACCCCAGGTTAGCCATGCTTTGGGTTTACCAGTGGGCAAGGTACGGTATTTAGCGGTGATTTGGGGTGGAGCAATGGCTGGTTTAGCAGGTGCTGACTTCTCCCTCGCATACACACCCCTATGGGCAGAAGGAATGACTGCTGGTAGTGGATGGATAGCCATCGCTCTGGTGGTTTTTTCCGGTTGGCGATCGCCGAAAATTCTCCTAGGAGCTTACTTATTTGGTGCTGTCAGTAAAATTCAACTCCTACTACAAGGATTAGGTGTGAATATTTCCCCCTACCTGTTATCTGCCCTACCCTACCTAACTACGATTGTGGCACTGGTGTTAATTTCCCGTCATAGCGATCGCCAGCACACCATCGCACCCCTATCCTTGGGAAAACCTTACCTAGCCAATCATTAA
- a CDS encoding Npun_F0494 family protein, whose protein sequence is MSALISSSPSQEPFKYSQRTKERAERSLLCSPFQLGLFTAMCVDRVAMKEITGDTGVKNGYTKTAISELSADNALIWLTQVGVLRREVDGQGITDSFRLTPLGKQLAEELQQKGWRIPSWGDRLGEFITRWLRIPF, encoded by the coding sequence ATGTCTGCCCTGATCTCTTCATCTCCTAGCCAGGAACCCTTTAAATATTCCCAACGAACCAAAGAGCGTGCCGAGCGATCGCTGCTTTGCTCTCCCTTCCAACTGGGTTTATTTACTGCCATGTGTGTAGATCGAGTTGCCATGAAGGAAATTACCGGAGATACGGGTGTAAAAAATGGCTATACAAAAACAGCTATATCGGAGTTAAGTGCAGATAATGCTTTGATTTGGCTGACTCAAGTTGGTGTACTGAGACGGGAAGTCGATGGGCAAGGTATAACAGATAGCTTTCGCCTCACACCTCTAGGAAAACAGTTGGCGGAAGAGCTGCAACAAAAAGGTTGGAGAATTCCCTCCTGGGGCGATCGCCTTGGAGAATTTATCACCCGTTGGTTGAGAATTCCTTTTTAA
- a CDS encoding peroxiredoxin — MPLAVGTDAPAFTVKDTNGNTVSLSDFSGKTVVLYFYPKDDTPGCTKQACSFRDSQVDYQNKDVVVLGVSADDEVSHQAFTEKYGLNFPLLADTQQQLIKAYDVDGGGYAKRVTYVIDGSGKIIHVDASVNTTTHASDVLAALGL, encoded by the coding sequence ATGCCTCTAGCAGTTGGCACAGATGCACCTGCATTTACCGTCAAAGATACTAACGGTAATACCGTTTCTCTCTCTGATTTTTCAGGTAAAACGGTAGTTTTATATTTTTACCCCAAAGATGACACCCCAGGTTGTACAAAACAAGCTTGTAGCTTCCGGGATTCTCAAGTAGATTACCAAAACAAAGATGTAGTGGTATTGGGTGTGAGTGCTGATGACGAAGTGTCTCACCAAGCATTCACGGAAAAATATGGTTTGAATTTTCCCCTATTAGCTGATACTCAACAACAGTTAATTAAAGCCTACGATGTTGATGGTGGTGGTTATGCCAAGCGTGTCACCTACGTCATCGACGGTAGCGGTAAAATCATTCATGTTGACGCTAGTGTCAATACTACTACCCATGCGAGTGATGTTCTCGCCGCCTTGGGATTATAG
- a CDS encoding ABC transporter permease, which translates to MSGTVLPPKSDINWQQAAAPQLYQDAAPNFFGELAQETLALTRRLFIQLQRRPSTLLAGIIQPVMWLVLFGALFQNAPKGIFGSTTNYGQFLSAGVIVFTAFGGALNAGLPVMFDREFGFLNRLLVAPLASRFSIVFASAIFIISQSLLQAAVIVAAAAFLGAGLPDIAGLGAIALIVFLLALGVTALSLGLAFSLPGHIELIAVIFVTNLPLLFASTALAPLSFMPQWLQIIATLNPLSYAIEPIRYLYTHGEWSLASVVMHAFWGDVTFAGALLVLFGFASVALIIIQPRLRKTLA; encoded by the coding sequence ATGAGTGGTACTGTTTTACCTCCAAAATCGGATATTAACTGGCAGCAAGCAGCAGCGCCACAACTTTATCAAGATGCTGCACCCAACTTTTTCGGTGAATTAGCACAGGAAACATTAGCTTTAACCCGTCGCTTGTTCATTCAATTACAACGTCGCCCCTCAACCCTCCTAGCAGGTATCATTCAACCTGTGATGTGGTTGGTGTTGTTTGGCGCGCTATTTCAAAATGCGCCGAAGGGAATTTTTGGAAGTACGACAAATTACGGGCAATTCCTTTCAGCCGGAGTGATTGTTTTTACAGCTTTTGGCGGAGCGCTGAATGCTGGTTTACCAGTCATGTTCGACCGAGAATTTGGTTTTCTGAATCGTTTACTGGTAGCACCTTTAGCATCGCGCTTCTCCATTGTCTTTGCTTCCGCAATTTTCATTATCAGTCAGAGTTTGTTACAGGCTGCGGTGATTGTGGCGGCAGCGGCATTTTTGGGGGCTGGTTTACCAGATATCGCTGGCTTAGGGGCGATCGCCTTGATAGTATTTTTACTTGCCCTGGGTGTAACTGCCCTTTCCCTGGGCTTGGCTTTTTCCCTACCTGGGCATATTGAACTAATTGCAGTAATTTTTGTAACTAACCTGCCCCTGTTGTTTGCTAGCACTGCCCTAGCACCCCTATCTTTTATGCCCCAGTGGCTACAAATTATTGCTACCCTCAATCCCCTGAGCTACGCTATTGAACCCATTCGTTATTTATATACTCACGGTGAATGGAGTTTAGCTAGTGTGGTAATGCACGCCTTTTGGGGGGATGTCACCTTTGCAGGTGCGTTATTAGTACTATTCGGTTTTGCCTCTGTGGCTTTAATTATCATTCAACCACGGCTCCGCAAAACTCTTGCTTAA
- a CDS encoding daunorubicin resistance protein DrrA family ABC transporter ATP-binding protein, with amino-acid sequence MAPAVLIEKLKKSYGTVEAVKDVSFTIESGEIFGLLGPNGAGKTTTLRALCTLTTPDAGKIEVSGISVVNNPKAARQRLGYVAQEVAIDKILTGRELLQLQAALYHIPGKATKQRVETVLDLLNLQEYADKKTGTYSGGLRKRLDLAAGLLHAPDVLVLDEPTVGLDIESRFIVWEFLRKLREAGTTVLITSHYLEEIDALADRVAIIDRGVVIAAGTPSELKDRIGGDRVTLRIREFSPPEEAAKAQDLLKSLPFVQEVIINSAQGNSLNLVVTPQNDALITIQQSLNAVGLPMFGIAQSRPSLDDVYLAATGRTLMDAELAAVNSRDPKAEKKQNMR; translated from the coding sequence ATGGCTCCTGCCGTTTTAATAGAAAAACTAAAAAAAAGCTACGGTACTGTGGAAGCAGTTAAAGATGTTTCCTTTACCATTGAATCAGGGGAAATCTTTGGTTTACTTGGTCCCAACGGTGCTGGTAAAACAACTACTCTACGGGCTTTGTGTACTTTAACAACACCCGACGCTGGTAAAATAGAAGTATCGGGGATTTCCGTAGTTAATAACCCCAAGGCTGCTAGACAAAGACTAGGCTATGTTGCCCAAGAAGTAGCCATTGATAAAATTCTCACCGGACGGGAATTGCTGCAACTGCAAGCAGCGCTGTATCATATACCAGGCAAAGCAACGAAGCAAAGAGTCGAAACTGTTCTCGATTTACTGAACCTACAGGAATATGCCGATAAGAAGACTGGGACATATTCGGGTGGCTTACGTAAAAGATTAGACTTGGCTGCGGGTTTACTTCACGCACCGGATGTTTTGGTATTGGATGAACCCACCGTCGGTTTAGACATTGAAAGTCGGTTTATTGTCTGGGAATTTCTGCGAAAACTGCGAGAAGCAGGCACAACAGTATTAATTACCAGCCATTATCTCGAAGAAATTGATGCCCTCGCTGACAGGGTAGCGATTATTGATAGAGGTGTCGTCATTGCTGCGGGTACACCCTCCGAGTTGAAAGATAGAATCGGTGGCGATCGCGTAACTTTACGCATCCGAGAATTTTCTCCCCCAGAAGAAGCAGCCAAAGCCCAAGATTTGCTGAAATCCCTGCCTTTTGTTCAGGAAGTGATTATCAACAGCGCCCAAGGAAACTCCTTGAATTTGGTAGTCACACCCCAAAATGATGCTTTAATCACTATCCAACAATCATTAAATGCCGTTGGCTTACCTATGTTCGGCATTGCCCAATCTCGTCCTAGTTTAGATGATGTTTACCTAGCAGCAACAGGACGTACATTAATGGATGCTGAATTAGCAGCTGTGAATAGTCGTGATCCCAAAGCTGAGAAAAAGCAAAATATGAGATAA
- a CDS encoding antibiotic biosynthesis monooxygenase → MILEVAILDIKPGLAQEFETAFKTASMIIAGMSGYLSHELQRCIENPNRYILLVRWQTLEDHTVGFRRSPEYQEWRSLLHHFYDPFPTVEHYQII, encoded by the coding sequence GTGATATTAGAAGTGGCAATTTTAGATATTAAACCTGGGTTAGCTCAAGAGTTTGAAACAGCTTTCAAAACAGCATCAATGATAATTGCGGGGATGTCTGGATATCTTTCTCACGAACTACAACGCTGCATCGAAAACCCAAATCGTTATATTTTGCTGGTGCGTTGGCAAACCTTAGAAGATCATACCGTGGGATTTAGGCGATCCCCAGAATATCAAGAATGGCGATCGCTACTTCATCATTTTTACGATCCTTTTCCAACGGTGGAACATTACCAAATTATTTAG
- a CDS encoding cation diffusion facilitator family transporter — protein MITDNRSTVRRVLVITLLLNIFVLILKAIVGHLTGSLSLLADALHSVTDSANNILGLIASRFSSPHPDREHPYGHLKFEAVGALGIAAFLGIACFEILQGAVERIIKGSNLVTISASELWLLLIVLGVNIFVAFYERREGRRVGSPILIADAQHTMGDIWVTISVMGGLIGVFMGYQWFDLVLSFPVALMVFWSGWSVLKENLPWLVDEMAIAPETIHDIALSVPGVINCHAIASRGVVGRQVFIEMHLIVDADDVETAHRITEEVELLLESRFRPARIVIHVEPPRYKEEQISFAD, from the coding sequence GTGATTACCGATAATCGTTCTACCGTTCGCAGAGTTTTAGTGATTACTCTGTTGTTAAATATCTTCGTGTTGATATTAAAAGCTATTGTGGGACATCTGACAGGTTCCTTGAGTTTACTGGCAGATGCTTTGCATAGTGTGACAGATAGCGCCAATAATATTTTAGGTTTAATTGCTAGTCGTTTTTCTTCCCCCCATCCCGATCGAGAGCATCCCTATGGACACCTAAAATTTGAAGCTGTGGGAGCTTTAGGAATTGCCGCATTTTTGGGAATTGCTTGCTTTGAAATTCTCCAAGGGGCTGTGGAAAGAATAATTAAGGGTAGTAATTTGGTGACAATTTCTGCCTCAGAACTGTGGTTATTACTGATAGTTTTAGGTGTAAATATTTTCGTCGCCTTTTACGAACGTAGGGAAGGAAGGCGGGTAGGTAGTCCAATTTTAATTGCCGACGCTCAACATACCATGGGTGATATTTGGGTGACAATTTCTGTGATGGGTGGTTTGATTGGTGTGTTTATGGGGTATCAGTGGTTTGATTTAGTATTGTCTTTTCCTGTGGCATTAATGGTATTTTGGAGCGGTTGGTCAGTCTTAAAAGAGAATTTACCCTGGCTCGTGGATGAAATGGCGATCGCCCCCGAAACTATCCATGACATCGCCCTATCTGTACCTGGTGTAATTAATTGTCATGCGATCGCCTCCCGTGGAGTAGTGGGAAGACAAGTATTTATAGAAATGCACTTGATAGTTGATGCAGATGATGTGGAAACTGCCCACCGTATCACTGAAGAAGTCGAATTACTCTTAGAATCAAGGTTTCGCCCTGCACGCATTGTGATTCACGTTGAGCCACCTAGGTATAAAGAGGAACAAATCAGCTTTGCTGACTAA
- a CDS encoding DUF4327 family protein: MSVNTVSSINYYSLDVIQDEARRLVQKGVVSRQQPIYTLCQYIPAREWVCVECELEKCDFLLRDRIADLIGREEWDND; this comes from the coding sequence ATGAGTGTGAATACGGTGTCTTCTATCAACTATTACTCTCTGGACGTGATCCAAGACGAAGCACGCCGACTGGTGCAAAAGGGGGTAGTCAGCAGACAACAGCCAATTTATACCCTCTGTCAGTACATACCAGCACGAGAGTGGGTTTGCGTGGAATGTGAGTTAGAGAAGTGTGATTTCTTGTTGCGCGATCGCATTGCCGACCTCATTGGTCGGGAAGAATGGGACAATGATTAA